In the Leptotrichia sp. oral taxon 847 genome, one interval contains:
- a CDS encoding YiiG family protein has translation MKKTKVLVTLLMLLLVISCGKKGNGKDKGPDLKNIGGTNKKVNEVEKYNLYIEIYNKLHSFEKTANSYFKEVGAEAQFKKPDGSVDADFYDVKNIITELEKAIPAKPKMAELDKTSENLLAVFKELKPLADDMNSYYSGKDYTSDNYKKAQEFHTKFLEILKKYDVAVLAFRTEMDKKIVEQREKEAKQLQKEGRVIAYNRMMILSVGEEVLNEISRQKLTGADVVSGDAAKFKALQEKLINVVGEFNKYAKDEKQMKKEGYKDYDLTGFTNKADNFKASLANLVERIEAKKPISEFSLRDQFFLENETGSPENVIKSFNELVKEYNSMNK, from the coding sequence ATGAAAAAAACAAAAGTATTAGTAACGTTATTGATGCTGTTACTTGTAATTTCGTGTGGAAAAAAAGGAAATGGTAAGGATAAAGGGCCTGACTTAAAAAATATTGGGGGAACAAATAAGAAAGTTAATGAAGTTGAAAAATATAATTTGTATATTGAAATTTATAATAAATTGCATAGCTTTGAAAAGACAGCTAATTCTTATTTTAAAGAAGTTGGGGCAGAAGCTCAATTTAAAAAGCCGGATGGAAGTGTAGATGCAGATTTTTACGATGTTAAGAATATTATAACAGAGTTGGAAAAAGCAATACCGGCAAAACCTAAAATGGCAGAACTTGACAAGACTTCGGAAAATTTACTTGCAGTATTTAAAGAATTGAAACCATTAGCAGATGATATGAATTCTTATTATTCTGGAAAAGACTATACAAGTGACAATTACAAGAAAGCTCAGGAATTTCATACAAAATTTTTAGAAATTCTAAAAAAATATGATGTAGCAGTTTTGGCATTTAGAACAGAAATGGATAAAAAAATAGTTGAGCAAAGGGAAAAGGAAGCTAAGCAACTGCAAAAAGAAGGAAGAGTAATTGCGTATAACAGAATGATGATTTTGAGCGTGGGAGAAGAAGTGCTAAATGAAATTAGCAGACAAAAATTAACTGGGGCAGATGTAGTTTCTGGAGATGCGGCTAAATTTAAAGCTTTACAGGAAAAATTAATTAATGTGGTAGGAGAATTTAATAAATACGCAAAAGATGAAAAACAAATGAAAAAAGAAGGTTATAAAGATTATGATTTAACTGGTTTCACAAATAAAGCTGATAATTTTAAAGCTAGTTTAGCTAATCTTGTGGAAAGAATTGAAGCAAAAAAACCAATATCTGAATTTTCATTAAGAGATCAATTCTTCTTGGAAAATGAAACAGGGTCGCCAGAAAACGTTATCAAATCATTTAACGAGCTTGTAAAAGAATACAATAGTATGAATAAGTAA
- a CDS encoding very short patch repair endonuclease: MKKKKPLTRSQNMARIKSKNTKLEIYIRKLLYKMGYRYRVNYSQLPGTPDIFILKYNTAIFVNGCFWHRHKDCKIATFPKTHMEFWKEKFRRNVERDVEVREKLFERDISVITIWECEVNKMQRNEEYRGKYLKILRDRIERVFNYEEEDISVQMEVAEKSTPYK, from the coding sequence ATGAAAAAGAAAAAACCTCTCACAAGAAGCCAGAACATGGCAAGAATAAAATCCAAAAATACAAAACTTGAAATTTATATTCGGAAATTACTTTATAAAATGGGATATAGGTACAGAGTGAATTATTCACAGCTTCCAGGAACGCCTGATATTTTTATTTTGAAATATAATACTGCGATATTTGTGAATGGATGCTTTTGGCATAGGCATAAGGATTGTAAAATTGCTACTTTTCCTAAGACACATATGGAATTTTGGAAAGAGAAGTTTAGGAGGAATGTGGAGCGGGATGTTGAGGTTCGTGAGAAACTTTTTGAGCGGGATATTAGCGTTATTACGATTTGGGAATGTGAAGTTAACAAAATGCAACGGAATGAAGAGTATAGGGGAAAATATCTAAAAATTTTAAGGGATAGGATTGAAAGGGTTTTTAATTATGAGGAAGAGGATATTTCAGTGCAGATGGAAGTTGCAGAGAAAAGTACACCTTACAAATAA
- a CDS encoding sakacin A production response regulator, protein MTKKFNYNPLIEYTNYEGKKYVKPEKAGDLREDMELFRKNGQNARKVFTEIAKALEEKTDGFHLQKVSSWMNQAQIARPYLWVFLRQDGDSESESGIALRVFKNEKTRKVGISLEVSFVERKIGENTLENQNKVLEVPIDKPLYYFVQFSKSKENCALDRFEGNESNRKRFLKEWKNGKIRKVLVKFDVEEIERFESLDELVEEFLKGIRLLMPFYVATH, encoded by the coding sequence ATGACAAAAAAATTTAACTATAACCCATTAATCGAATATACAAATTATGAAGGAAAAAAATATGTAAAACCTGAAAAGGCGGGAGATTTAAGGGAAGATATGGAGCTTTTTAGGAAAAATGGGCAAAATGCTAGAAAAGTTTTTACGGAAATTGCAAAGGCTTTAGAAGAAAAGACAGATGGATTTCATTTGCAAAAAGTTAGTAGTTGGATGAATCAGGCTCAGATTGCAAGACCTTATCTTTGGGTATTTTTGCGGCAAGATGGGGATAGTGAAAGTGAATCAGGGATCGCTTTGAGAGTTTTTAAAAATGAGAAAACTAGAAAAGTTGGGATTTCGCTTGAAGTGAGTTTTGTTGAGAGAAAAATTGGGGAAAATACGCTTGAAAATCAGAATAAAGTTTTGGAAGTGCCGATTGATAAACCGCTTTATTATTTTGTGCAATTTTCAAAAAGTAAGGAAAACTGTGCTTTGGATAGATTTGAGGGAAATGAAAGTAATAGAAAAAGATTTCTTAAAGAGTGGAAAAATGGGAAAATTAGGAAAGTTTTGGTTAAGTTTGATGTGGAAGAAATTGAAAGATTTGAGAGTTTGGATGAGCTTGTTGAGGAATTTTTGAAAGGAATTAGATTGCTTATGCCATTTTATGTTGCTACTCACTAA
- a CDS encoding DNA cytosine methyltransferase, with the protein MYYKSIDLFAGIGGVRLGFEYAFKKNIETIFISEIDKKAQETYKANFTDKLNINGDITKIDEKEIPKHDILLAGFPCQAFSLAGFKKGFEDARGTLFFDVVRIAKYHKPKVIFCENVKNLVNHDNGKTFKKITEILENMGYKVYSEIINSKNFGVPQNRERVYIVAFRKNIDSSNFIFPRKKDDSKKIIDILEKKEVSPKYYLSDVYLECLRKHKQRHKLKGNGFGYEIRDKNEIARTLVCGGIGRERNLIVDEKLTNFKPVTNIKGKINREFIRKLTPREWARLQGFPDDFKLTVADTHLYKQLGNTVTVTVIEAIAENIKKILDNNY; encoded by the coding sequence ATGTACTATAAATCAATAGATTTATTTGCTGGGATAGGTGGAGTGCGACTTGGATTTGAATATGCATTTAAAAAAAATATTGAAACAATATTTATTAGTGAAATAGATAAAAAAGCACAAGAAACCTATAAAGCAAATTTTACTGATAAACTAAATATAAATGGAGATATAACCAAAATAGATGAAAAAGAAATACCAAAACACGATATATTGTTAGCAGGTTTTCCTTGTCAGGCTTTTTCGCTTGCAGGATTTAAAAAAGGATTTGAAGATGCTAGGGGGACTTTATTTTTTGATGTAGTTAGAATAGCAAAATATCATAAACCTAAAGTTATATTTTGTGAGAATGTTAAGAATCTTGTAAATCATGACAATGGAAAAACTTTTAAAAAGATAACAGAAATTTTAGAAAATATGGGCTATAAAGTATATAGTGAAATTATTAATAGTAAAAATTTTGGAGTTCCACAAAACAGAGAAAGAGTATACATAGTCGCTTTTAGAAAAAATATTGATTCGTCAAATTTTATTTTTCCGAGAAAAAAAGATGACAGCAAAAAAATTATTGATATTTTAGAAAAAAAAGAAGTTTCTCCTAAGTATTATTTATCTGATGTTTATCTAGAATGCTTAAGAAAACATAAACAAAGACATAAATTAAAAGGAAATGGATTTGGATATGAAATAAGAGATAAAAATGAAATTGCTAGAACATTAGTATGTGGTGGAATAGGAAGAGAAAGAAATTTAATTGTTGATGAAAAATTAACAAACTTTAAGCCAGTAACAAATATAAAAGGAAAAATAAATAGAGAATTTATTCGAAAATTAACGCCTAGAGAATGGGCTAGATTACAAGGATTCCCAGATGATTTTAAGCTAACAGTGGCTGATACTCATCTTTATAAACAGTTAGGCAACACAGTTACAGTTACAGTTATAGAAGCAATTGCAGAAAATATAAAGAAAATACTTGATAATAATTATTAA
- the purB gene encoding adenylosuccinate lyase yields the protein MADMSIYSNPLAERYSSKEMLHIFSPEFKFRTWRKLWINLAEAEKELGLDFITDEQIEELKKYKDDVDFEVAAKFEKKLRHDVMAHVHTYGEQAKNARKIIHLGATSAYVGDNTDLIQIKEGLLVIRKRMLVLIEKMRDFALEYKDLPTLGFTHFQAAQLTTVGKRATLWLHSLLLDFEELEFRLEHLRFRGVKGTTGTQASFKDLFEGDFEKVKQLDELVTKKAGFDKKQGVSGQTYDRKVDAQILNLLSNIAQSSHKFTNDFRLLQHLKELEEPFEKNQIGSSAMAYKRNPMRSERISSLAKYVISSSQTGALVFATQWFERTLDDSASKRLSIPQAFLAVDAILIIWLNIMDGVVVYPKVIETNIQKELPFMATENIIMESVKKGMDRQEVHEIIRELSMEETKEIKLNGKPNRLIDRIIKDGRLGLKAEDMEGILVSANYTGFAGQQTEDFVKNEINPILDKYKDEIVEDREELRV from the coding sequence ATGGCAGATATGAGTATATATTCAAATCCGTTGGCGGAGAGATATTCGAGTAAAGAAATGTTGCATATTTTTTCACCTGAGTTTAAGTTTAGAACTTGGAGAAAGTTGTGGATAAATTTGGCGGAGGCTGAGAAGGAACTTGGGCTTGATTTTATTACTGATGAACAAATTGAGGAACTTAAAAAATATAAAGATGATGTGGATTTTGAAGTTGCAGCAAAATTTGAGAAAAAGTTAAGACACGATGTGATGGCTCATGTGCATACTTATGGAGAGCAGGCTAAAAATGCGAGAAAAATTATTCACTTGGGAGCGACAAGTGCATATGTCGGGGATAATACTGATTTGATTCAAATTAAAGAAGGGCTTTTAGTCATTAGAAAAAGGATGCTTGTCTTAATTGAAAAAATGCGAGATTTTGCATTGGAATATAAAGATTTGCCAACTTTAGGATTTACACATTTTCAGGCAGCACAGCTTACGACTGTTGGGAAAAGAGCGACTTTGTGGCTTCATTCGTTGCTTCTTGATTTTGAGGAATTGGAATTTAGATTAGAGCACCTGAGATTTAGAGGAGTTAAAGGGACTACTGGGACTCAGGCTAGTTTTAAAGACTTATTTGAAGGAGATTTTGAAAAAGTAAAGCAACTAGATGAACTGGTTACGAAAAAAGCTGGATTTGATAAAAAACAAGGTGTTTCAGGGCAAACTTACGATAGAAAAGTGGATGCGCAAATCTTGAATTTGTTGTCAAATATTGCTCAATCATCACATAAATTTACAAACGATTTCAGATTGTTGCAACATTTAAAAGAATTAGAAGAACCGTTTGAAAAAAATCAAATTGGTTCAAGTGCGATGGCTTACAAGAGAAATCCGATGAGAAGCGAAAGAATTTCGTCACTTGCCAAATATGTAATTTCAAGCTCACAAACAGGGGCGCTAGTTTTTGCAACACAATGGTTTGAAAGAACGCTAGACGATTCAGCAAGTAAAAGACTTTCAATTCCACAGGCATTTTTAGCAGTGGATGCAATTTTAATTATTTGGCTTAACATTATGGATGGAGTTGTTGTTTATCCAAAAGTAATTGAAACAAACATCCAAAAGGAATTACCATTTATGGCAACTGAAAACATCATTATGGAATCAGTAAAAAAAGGGATGGATAGACAAGAAGTTCATGAAATCATAAGAGAACTTTCGATGGAAGAAACAAAGGAAATTAAATTGAATGGGAAGCCTAACAGATTAATTGACAGAATTATAAAAGACGGTAGATTAGGTCTGAAAGCAGAAGATATGGAAGGAATCTTGGTTTCAGCTAATTATACTGGATTTGCTGGACAGCAGACCGAAGATTTTGTGAAAAATGAGATTAATCCGATTTTGGATAAGTATAAGGATGAGATTGTGGAGGATAGGGAGGAATTGAGGGTTTAA
- a CDS encoding tetratricopeptide repeat protein, with product MKKVLISIVFLISINVFADINSEIKNLKQLKVDNEFIEGYKKAVNEFSSTKKLSDKYMAEYLNIGMIYLKNSKYDEAIELYNRILKSNLKNVSTNYWAYYGISSAYFYKKDFKNSFEYGKKAIEMDIKQKKELTFIPKDEMEDYRRRNLAERTFLSGYSQEKYEEILNIFLETIKDENYKNVISKDEVIIKTLVSATMQIRKKDEKLSDKYLKELEKLKIFKVIKVD from the coding sequence TTAATAGTGAAATAAAAAATTTGAAGCAACTTAAAGTAGATAATGAATTTATTGAAGGATATAAAAAGGCAGTAAATGAATTTTCTTCTACGAAAAAATTATCTGACAAATATATGGCAGAATATCTTAATATCGGTATGATTTATTTAAAAAATTCAAAATATGATGAAGCAATAGAGCTGTATAATAGAATTTTAAAAAGTAATTTAAAAAATGTAAGTACTAATTATTGGGCTTATTATGGAATTTCATCTGCGTATTTTTACAAAAAGGATTTTAAAAATTCATTTGAGTATGGGAAAAAAGCAATAGAAATGGATATTAAGCAGAAAAAAGAATTAACGTTCATTCCAAAAGATGAAATGGAAGATTATAGAAGAAGAAATTTAGCAGAAAGAACTTTTTTATCAGGGTACTCACAAGAAAAATACGAAGAAATATTAAATATATTTTTAGAAACAATCAAAGACGAAAATTATAAGAATGTCATTTCAAAAGATGAGGTAATAATAAAAACGTTAGTGAGTGCAACGATGCAAATCAGGAAAAAAGATGAAAAACTTTCTGATAAGTATTTGAAAGAATTAGAAAAGTTAAAAATTTTTAAAGTTATCAAGGTTGATTAA
- a CDS encoding ATP-dependent nuclease — MNKNGIIELINTIQRMKQGKAFKNYIEYIVFPYYKNLFPNSKIDFEFPLTVLVGKNGSGKSSTLHALYGAPLNKSCSDFWFSTEVDPINENSDKERNRFFYGYREDSNSNIKEVKKQRSKRKGSKTKKEDPDYWETAKPKKTDGMIGGKKRNSPVNKEVVYLDFRAEVSAFDKIFHFSKEKLNERKKLLRERSKYLKRLFDNKPMKFPGVKDEKIGKLVEVSDKLIKQISYILGKDYVDIKIAEHSLFKNKGTSILVKTRVSSNYSEANAGSGEVAVIQLVKKITEAPEYSLILLDEPEVSIHPGAQEKLKKFLLENIKEKKLQVVISTHSPIFLKDLPSSAIKLYITNNDGKFEIKQNINYEEAFFDIEDSVAHKKIIFCEDYATKCMIESTLQFIKKDVFLDVIFVSGGEATLIAKYLPTIVSHKDFENKIFMVLDGDMKKEFLFNEKKLTVENSKNSNYLKECVKKAFGQEINVFPDSGNNKEQQKCEMYIKYLKYHNNSIYYLPDLTPELMLLKNDDIKNIYKEKFDKYPINFECNNNESQKVAKDNAKKIIDEIIEKEYTSLEFKKAGIKRLSNLWIQKESEDIKKLIEILNKILN, encoded by the coding sequence ATGAATAAAAATGGAATAATTGAATTGATTAATACTATTCAAAGAATGAAGCAGGGAAAGGCTTTTAAAAATTATATAGAGTACATAGTTTTTCCCTATTATAAAAATCTTTTTCCTAATTCAAAAATTGATTTTGAATTTCCTTTGACAGTATTAGTTGGAAAGAATGGATCAGGAAAAAGTTCTACTTTACATGCTCTTTATGGTGCACCTTTGAATAAAAGTTGTTCAGATTTTTGGTTTTCGACTGAAGTAGATCCGATAAATGAAAATTCAGATAAAGAAAGAAATAGATTTTTTTATGGATATAGAGAAGATAGTAACTCAAATATAAAAGAAGTAAAAAAACAAAGAAGCAAAAGAAAAGGTTCTAAGACTAAAAAAGAAGACCCAGATTATTGGGAAACTGCAAAACCAAAAAAAACAGATGGTATGATAGGAGGGAAAAAAAGAAATTCTCCAGTAAATAAAGAAGTTGTTTATTTAGATTTTAGAGCTGAAGTTAGTGCTTTTGATAAAATTTTTCATTTTTCCAAAGAAAAATTAAACGAGAGAAAAAAATTATTAAGAGAACGCTCAAAATATCTAAAAAGATTATTTGACAATAAACCTATGAAATTTCCTGGAGTTAAAGATGAAAAAATAGGAAAGCTTGTTGAAGTGTCAGACAAATTAATAAAGCAAATTAGTTATATATTGGGTAAGGATTATGTAGATATAAAAATAGCAGAACATTCTCTTTTTAAAAATAAAGGAACATCTATTTTAGTAAAAACTAGAGTTTCATCTAATTATTCGGAAGCTAATGCAGGGAGTGGAGAAGTAGCAGTTATTCAGTTAGTAAAGAAAATAACAGAAGCTCCTGAATACAGTTTAATATTATTAGATGAGCCTGAGGTGTCAATACATCCAGGGGCTCAAGAAAAACTAAAAAAATTTTTATTAGAGAACATTAAAGAAAAAAAATTACAGGTAGTAATTTCTACTCATTCGCCTATATTTTTAAAAGATTTACCCTCATCTGCTATAAAGTTATATATAACTAATAATGATGGTAAGTTTGAAATAAAACAAAATATCAATTATGAGGAAGCTTTTTTTGATATAGAAGATAGTGTTGCACATAAAAAAATAATTTTTTGTGAAGATTATGCAACAAAATGTATGATAGAAAGTACATTACAGTTTATTAAAAAGGATGTTTTTTTAGATGTTATTTTTGTTAGTGGTGGTGAAGCTACATTGATTGCTAAATATTTACCAACTATAGTTTCTCATAAGGATTTTGAAAATAAAATATTTATGGTATTAGATGGTGATATGAAAAAAGAATTTTTATTTAATGAAAAGAAACTGACAGTTGAAAATAGTAAAAATTCTAATTATTTAAAAGAGTGTGTTAAAAAGGCTTTTGGTCAAGAAATCAATGTGTTTCCTGATAGTGGGAATAATAAAGAACAACAGAAATGTGAAATGTATATAAAATACTTAAAATACCATAACAATAGTATTTATTACTTACCTGATTTGACACCAGAATTGATGCTTTTAAAAAATGATGATATAAAAAATATTTATAAAGAAAAATTTGATAAATATCCTATAAATTTTGAATGTAATAATAATGAATCTCAAAAAGTTGCAAAAGATAATGCAAAAAAAATAATAGATGAAATTATAGAAAAAGAATACACTAGTTTGGAGTTTAAAAAAGCTGGAATCAAGAGATTATCAAATTTATGGATACAAAAAGAAAGTGAAGATATAAAAAAATTAATAGAAATCTTGAATAAAATTTTAAATTAA